The proteins below come from a single Edaphobacter acidisoli genomic window:
- the serB gene encoding phosphoserine phosphatase SerB — MTSDKAVLIHFSGHDHPGLTAELTSSLARHQIVVLDIGQAVVHESVSLGILIQMPTAGSFASAKTDLTARANELNLQVRFVSVPDDSLHHWLRGLHKQHFIITVLGRSICANHLARVTSIVAAHEMNVDRIDRLSGQLSSDDPSGNACIELAVSGEGAREPAMRAEFLVAAQQLSIDIAFQRESIFRRNRRLFAFDMDSTLIQGEVIDELAKLAGVGDQVSRITEEAMRGQLNFDESFRQRVALLKGLEEQHIHTLLRKIPLAEGAERLIRTLRLLGYKTAILSGGFTFFAHHLQQMLGIDYVHANELEIIDGVVTGRVIPPIVNGDRKADLLAEIARDEDISLEQVVAVGDGANDIPMLRLAGMGIAYRAKPLVRQSAPQSISSLGLDGLLYLIGVRDRDLHPHEPSA; from the coding sequence ATGACGTCAGATAAGGCAGTCCTCATCCATTTTTCCGGGCACGATCATCCCGGACTCACGGCAGAACTTACCAGCTCACTCGCCCGTCATCAGATCGTAGTACTGGATATTGGGCAGGCAGTCGTCCACGAAAGCGTCTCGCTCGGAATTCTGATCCAAATGCCTACTGCCGGCAGCTTCGCTTCCGCGAAGACTGACTTGACGGCCCGCGCGAACGAACTCAATCTCCAGGTGCGGTTCGTCTCCGTTCCCGATGACTCGCTCCATCACTGGCTGCGCGGGTTGCACAAGCAGCACTTCATCATTACCGTCCTCGGTCGCTCCATTTGCGCAAACCATCTTGCGCGCGTAACTTCCATCGTCGCGGCACATGAAATGAACGTGGATCGCATTGACCGTCTCTCCGGCCAACTCTCGTCCGACGATCCTTCCGGAAATGCTTGCATCGAACTGGCAGTCAGCGGCGAAGGCGCGCGCGAGCCCGCCATGCGTGCCGAGTTCCTCGTCGCAGCGCAGCAACTCTCCATCGACATCGCCTTTCAACGTGAAAGCATCTTCCGCCGCAACCGACGCTTGTTCGCATTCGATATGGATTCGACGCTGATTCAGGGTGAGGTAATCGATGAACTTGCAAAACTGGCTGGCGTTGGCGATCAGGTTTCACGGATTACAGAAGAGGCGATGCGGGGTCAATTGAACTTCGACGAGAGCTTCCGCCAGCGCGTTGCACTGCTCAAAGGTCTAGAAGAACAGCACATCCACACATTGTTGCGTAAGATTCCGCTTGCAGAAGGCGCAGAGAGACTCATCCGCACTCTTCGGCTGCTTGGGTACAAAACGGCCATCCTTTCTGGTGGCTTTACGTTCTTTGCCCATCATCTTCAGCAAATGCTCGGTATCGACTATGTCCACGCGAATGAGCTCGAAATCATCGACGGGGTCGTAACTGGTCGCGTGATACCTCCCATCGTGAATGGCGATCGCAAAGCCGATCTTCTAGCGGAAATTGCCCGCGACGAAGACATTTCACTGGAACAGGTAGTGGCTGTCGGAGACGGAGCGAACGACATCCCGATGCTGAGGCTCGCGGGAATGGGTATCGCCTATCGCGCCAAACCGTTGGTACGCCAAAGTGCCCCTCAGTCCATCTCGTCATTGGGCTTGGATGGATTGCTCTATTTGATTGGCGTTCGCGATCGCGACCTTCATCCCCACGAACCGTCGGCCTGA